The segment CGTTGAGCGAGCACAGCGAGTCGAAACGCGGCGCTGTCCGCTGGGCGTTTCGTCTCGTCGCTCCGCTGCTCGCTCAACGACCAGGCGTCCGCCCTACCGCGCTCCCGCGGCGCGGAGGAACCAGCGGCGCTCGGCGCCGTTGCGGGTGAGTCGCGCGGCGAGTTCGTACTCCCGCCGCGCGTCCGCCGTCCGATCCGCCCGATCGAGGAGATGAGCACGCACCGCCGCGACGCGGAGCGGCGAGGCTCTGCCCACCCACGCCGCGACGATCTGCAGCCCCGCCGCCGGGCTGACCACCTCCCCCACTGCGACGGCCCGACCGAGCTCGCTGACCGGGCCCGGGTCGAGGCGGCAGAGCACCTCGTACAGCCCCAGGATCTGCCGCCAATCGGTCTCGTCCGCGATCGCGGCTTCGTCGTGCACCGCGGCGATGGCCGCACGCACCTGATAGCGCTCCGCGCGCTCCCGCATGAGCGCGTCGGTGAGCAGCGCGGCGCCCTCGGCGATGCGGTCGGCGCGCCACAGGGTCCGGTCCTGGTGCGCGAGCGGAACCAGCACGCCGTCGGCGTCCACTCGCGCAGGCGCCCGCGCATCGGTGAGGAGCATCAGGGCGACGAGGCCCATCGCCTCGGGACGCCAGGGGTCGTCGGGGCGCGCGAGGGAGAGGAGGAGTCGGGCGAGGCGAAGCGCTTCCGCGCCCAGAAGCGGACGCATGATGTCCTCGCCCTCGACCGCCGAGTGCGCCTCGGTATGGAGGAGGCTCAGCACGTCGAGGAGCACAGGGATGCGATCGGCGAGCGCGCCCGCCGACTCGAGCGACACCCCACGCAGCGCCGCCTTCGCCCGAGAGATCCGCTGCGCGACAGCGGGCTCGGCTGCAAGCAGACCACGTGCGATCTCGCGGGTGGTGAGCCCGCCGACGCAGCGCAGCGTGAGCGCCATCTGCGACGCGGGCGGCAGCGACGGATGACAGCACAGGAGGAAGAGGCGAAGGGTGTCGTCCACGTCGGACGCGACGGCGCCGCCGGGGTCCAGCAGGGTCGACCTCTCCTCCCGCGCCCGCCGCGCGGCATCCGATCTGACCGCGTCGACGTACCGGCGCGACGCCACCGACACCAGCCACGCGGCCGGGTTGTCGGGGATCCCCTCACGCGGCCACTGGGCCCATGCCGCGAGGAGCGCCTCCTGCACCGCGTCCTCGGCGTTGTCGAAGGCGCCCGTCCGTCGCACCATCACCGCGAGCGCGCGCGGGGCCGCCGACCGCACCGCCGCGGTCAGCGCCCCGAGCGGCGACGGATTCACGTGTTCGCGGCGAAGTCCGCATCGGTCCAGATGCGGGCGATGCGCATGCCGCCGGGGACGACGGCCTCGGGGAACAGGGCGGCGATCTCGGCGGCACGGGCCTCGTCGGCGACATCCACCAGGTAGTACCCCGACACCACCTCGGTGAGCTCGGGCAGCGGCGCGTCGGTGACGACCGGTCCGCCGGAGCCGCGGGCGACGTGCCGCTGTGCGGCGGTGTCGAGCGCCTTGGAGTCGACCAGCTCGCCGGTGGCCTTCAGGTCGGACTCGACGTCCCAGTAGATCTGGAACGCCGCCGTGCGCTCCTCGTCGCTCATCTTCGCGAACAGATCGATCACGGCCGGGCTGTTGTGGATCAGGATCAGGTACTGCATCGGAACTCCCTCACTTCCGGCCGCCGGGCGCGGCCCTCTCAGTGTGTCGGAGCCGGGTGGCGTTTCTCGACACACGTTTCTCGCACCGCGTGCCTCGCCGAGCGTGCGGGAGACGCCGAGACCCACCTCCGCCGCCGAGACCCACCGTGGCGCAGTGGGTCTCGGCGCGGAAAGTGGGTCTCGGCGTCGTGGGCACGGCCCGTCGAGCCAGGCCACCGGCTGCTGCAGGTCGACGACCCAGCGGGTGCCGCCCGGGTCCATCGGCGTCTCGAGGTAGACCTCGCGCGCGGCTCCCGCGACCGACAGCCCGCGGCGCTCACCCTCTGCGACGAGGTCCTGCCACGCGCGCTGGATTCCCAGCAGGTCGTCGGCCTCGTACCGTCCGGTGAGGGCCCGGGATGCCGCGGGCACGGTCGCCCGCTCGAGCCCCGGCGGGGTCGGGGCATCGCCGATCTGCTCCGCCGCGGCCGCGATCATGCCGTCTCCGTCGGTGGTGTAGATCGCGACGCCCGGTCCGGTGTGCGCAGCCCCGGCCGCGGCGATCGCCTCGTTGACCCTGGTGAACATGTAGCCGATCTCCGCCTCGATCTGCGACATCTCCTCGATGCGCGCGGTCTGCTGCACCACGCGCAGTTCGGGCAGGGCGGTTTCGATGTATTCCGTCATGGGAATCTCCTTCTGGATGACGCGGAGACGCGCCTCGA is part of the Microbacterium sp. ET2 genome and harbors:
- a CDS encoding RNA polymerase sigma factor encodes the protein MNPSPLGALTAAVRSAAPRALAVMVRRTGAFDNAEDAVQEALLAAWAQWPREGIPDNPAAWLVSVASRRYVDAVRSDAARRAREERSTLLDPGGAVASDVDDTLRLFLLCCHPSLPPASQMALTLRCVGGLTTREIARGLLAAEPAVAQRISRAKAALRGVSLESAGALADRIPVLLDVLSLLHTEAHSAVEGEDIMRPLLGAEALRLARLLLSLARPDDPWRPEAMGLVALMLLTDARAPARVDADGVLVPLAHQDRTLWRADRIAEGAALLTDALMRERAERYQVRAAIAAVHDEAAIADETDWRQILGLYEVLCRLDPGPVSELGRAVAVGEVVSPAAGLQIVAAWVGRASPLRVAAVRAHLLDRADRTADARREYELAARLTRNGAERRWFLRAAGAR
- a CDS encoding MerR family transcriptional regulator; its protein translation is MLSIGEFARLAGVSVRMLRHYDHLGLLTPERVNPWSGYRSYGADQLERANRIVALKDLGFTLEQVGRMLDGGLSQEDIALLLQERREELRSQIAADRHRLAAVEARLRVIQKEIPMTEYIETALPELRVVQQTARIEEMSQIEAEIGYMFTRVNEAIAAAGAAHTGPGVAIYTTDGDGMIAAAAEQIGDAPTPPGLERATVPAASRALTGRYEADDLLGIQRAWQDLVAEGERRGLSVAGAAREVYLETPMDPGGTRWVVDLQQPVAWLDGPCPRRRDPLSAPRPTAPRWVSAAEVGLGVSRTLGEARGARNVCRETPPGSDTLRGPRPAAGSEGVPMQYLILIHNSPAVIDLFAKMSDEERTAAFQIYWDVESDLKATGELVDSKALDTAAQRHVARGSGGPVVTDAPLPELTEVVSGYYLVDVADEARAAEIAALFPEAVVPGGMRIARIWTDADFAANT